The genomic interval GTTGAAATGATTGCAGTTCTGATGGCGTTACAATGGTAGAACAAAACAGCATAGAAAGAGTTCTTCTCTGCTCAGATTCGCTGTTCTCCTTCATGTCGATTATGGGTTTCTCATACAAAAGCCGTATAGATTTAGTTTatgaaatgtattattatttgcAAGAATATAAATTAGGTCAGTTAGATACTCTGGCCCACACTCCAGCAGATGGTGATGATGCAACTAAACGTTTGATGCCTCACGCCAAAAATcccaaaaagaagaagaagcaggtcTTGTGCTTTTCTCCTGCGAAGATCTGGAGCAGCACAGGGGGAACAGGTCCAGTCTGCTGGACTGTTTCTGATTGTTTAGTGTTCTAAACCCAGCGGTACTTTGGGTTCTGGGCTCTGCTGATGCTTGTAGTCTTTGGTGGGTCTGTCCTAGATCTGCAGAGGTTTTCAGTTGGGCTGGTTGTTCTGGAGGACGCAGTTGTAGAACATGATTAGATTCAGGTTTTTAGACTGATGGTCCTCAGAGCTTCAGGCCTCTGATGATTAAGTTGTGCTTTGTCCAACATGTCTTCCTGTTCTAAATCATCTAGTTGGCATCAACAGCTGGACAAAGTCTTCTGGTTTCTCCTAACATTAACCAGACTGCAGAAACTCCAACCTGCTCTCCAGCTTCCAAGCTCCACTCAGCTGTTTAACTTTAAGCACCTAAAGCTGCACCTTTTACATTACACATAACCCATTATATGAGCGCCACCTGGTGTTAGATGCCATCATGAGAACAAACCGATGGTGTCTGTGTTAATGTTCAGTGTTTAGGAGGTgaatctgtttgtgttttcagagcGTGACTCCAGAAATGAAAGACTTCCTGGAGAAGCTGAGGAGTCGGGTCCGAGTCGGAGTGGTTGGAGGGTCGGATCTCAGTAAGATCAAAGAGCAGCTGGGAGAAGATGGTGAGGTGGTTACCTGCTTCCTCTATGAAGCTTTagtgtttgtgcttttttgattttgttttttccttctgttttggTCTCAGTCATCCAGAAATCGGACTACGTGTTCGCTGAGAACGGCCTGGTGGCCTACAGGAGCGGACAGCTTCACTCTGTCCAGGTAACACACATTTTTGGTGTTGATCTGCATCATACATCCAGGATATGACGTTGGTTCCTGGAAAAGGATGTTAATTTGTCCGCTGGCTCTCGTCAGTCCATCCAGGCCCACATGGGAGAGGAGCTGCTGCAGGATTTCATCAACTTCTGTCTGAACTACATGGCCAAGATCAAACTGCCCAAAAAACGGTACAGAGTCACAACTTTAACTCTCCAGCTGGTTCTGAGAGGAACAACTGGACCTGCTGAGGGGCTGGAATTCCAACCTTAACCCAGTAATGCTGGAGGAGTTTCAGAAAGCTtcaattcattcatttattttgatatttttattgcTGTGACTTTTCTGTGTTGCTCTATTTGTTGATATCCATCCAGTCCTGCATTAGAGGCAGCAGCACATTGAAACGGGAGCAAACTTTGGTTTAATGAGTTAACATCTCAAACTTTACTGTGCAGAAAAGAAGCCGTATGTTAACCTGGTCCAGAGACAGTGTCCAACTCTGGGCTTAGAGACATCCTGGATGGACCGTCACACAGTGGGAATGTAGAAGCTGCTCAGATGGAGCCGTGTTCCAGATGTTTGTTGGAGGAAACTGCAGGACTGGATGTCTCAGTTTATTTGTTGAAAGCCAATCTGCAGCCTCATATTTCTCCTCAGAGGAACCTTCATTGAATTCCGTAACGGGATGCTGAACGTCTCTCCCATCGGACGCAGCTGCACCCTGGAGGAGCGGAGGGAGTTTTACGAGCTGGATCAGGTGAGAGGCTCGAGTCACTGAAGGCACCAATCAGAGCTGCACAGATCATCTTATTCTGAAGGATTTTTCTAAGTGATTTCTTCTCTATAAAATCAACCCCATGTTTTCCAGAGTTTGCATGTAAAATGGAGGTTTTCCTGAAGCAGTTCAGAGCTGAAgtgaaaagagaaaatgtctgaAAGCAGAACCGCCGGCAGGAATCTAAGCTCTAGTTTTTCTTGCAGAAGGAGAAGATCCGagagaagtttgtttctgtgctAAAGGAGGAATTCAAAGGAAAGGGGCTGTCGTTTTCCATCGGTGAGTCTGctttcagttttacatttaacTATTCCAGCCAGGATCAGGAAGATAGATCTTCACATCACGATCACTTTTAGAGTAAAATGTATCAAacttgaccatcttcataggacaCACTTTGGAAAGGAAGCAAAAGAAGCTCGAATATTTGCGCATCCAGGATTAATAATCAGAAAAATGTACAGATTTATCCTAAACTTGCTGCACCTTGAAAACATGAGCGGACTTTATGATACAGTGAACAACTCAGAGTTTAACCCCACCCCCAGCCTGGGGTCGGGGGTTAAAACGACTCCATAAAACGAGCTGAACTGACATGTTAATTCTCCTCTTTGTTCCTCTGCAGGAGGGCAGATCAGCTTCGACGTGTTCCCCGACGGCTGGGACAAGAGGTACTGTCTGGACATCGTAGAGAAGGACAACTACTCAACCATCCACTTCTTTGGAGACAAAACCAAACCTGTGAGTATGCGTAGCAGATCAGGACGGGAGGCTGACGGCTGCAGAATATCAAAAGACATTTGACCTCCTCAGTCAGGTTGGCTCACCCTGAGGAACGTCTGTGAAGGTTGGTCTTAAAGCAGCTGCTTCACTCAAAATCTGGAGAAAACTAAAAGGAAACTTTAGGAGGAATTTTAGCAAAAGATGGATTTAGAAAAGTATTGACACCCCCTAAACATTTCCACATGTTCTCCTTTATCTAAACCGCCAACTTTAATTACTTTTATTGAGGTTTTAAGCTCCAGACCAACCAAGCTGTTCATAATTATGTGGTGGAATGAAAATGATTCATagttgaacttttttttacaaacagcgTGTGGTGTGCACCTATATTCAGCCTTCCTGAGTCAGTcctctgtagaacctcctctggCTGCAGGCCTTTCAGGGTTCGTCTCCACCAGCTTGGAACATCTACAGACAGAGGtttctgcccattcttctttatgaagcatctcaagctcagtcagattggatggagaacgtttgtcaacatcagttttcaagtcttgtcacaggTTCTcagttgggtttaggtctggactttgactaggccattctcaCCCATGAATATGGCAGGATGTTTacggtggttgtcctgctgaaaggagAAGCTCCACCCCAGTGTGGGAGTGTGTTTAGGGCAGGCTGTCCTCCACATGGTGTTTTGTAAGCAGGGCAGAACAtttcactttcttctcctctgaTCAGAGCATCTTCTCCTACATGTTTAACAGGAGTTCTTCTGACTTTATATAAAGGATGATTTTCTCTcaccataaaggtcagatttgcagagccaatagttgtcctgtggacagattctccctcctgagctgtggatctctgcagctcctccagagctaccataggcctcttggctccttctgattaatgttctccttgcccagcctgccagtttaggtggacctccatgccttggtaggtctgcagttggtccatcctctctccatgtccaGATGATCAGAgctctgagatgttcaaagcttgggatgttgcagaacctaaccctgtttaaaacagaaccagaactttcTCCTTAACCTCTCTGCTCTCTGTGTTCCTtggccttcatgatgctggttg from Girardinichthys multiradiatus isolate DD_20200921_A chromosome 5, DD_fGirMul_XY1, whole genome shotgun sequence carries:
- the pmm2 gene encoding phosphomannomutase 2 isoform X1 — encoded protein: MSENTTDTSTLCLFDVDGTLTAARQSVTPEMKDFLEKLRSRVRVGVVGGSDLSKIKEQLGEDVIQKSDYVFAENGLVAYRSGQLHSVQSIQAHMGEELLQDFINFCLNYMAKIKLPKKRGTFIEFRNGMLNVSPIGRSCTLEERREFYELDQKEKIREKFVSVLKEEFKGKGLSFSIGGQISFDVFPDGWDKRYCLDIVEKDNYSTIHFFGDKTKPGGNDYEIFSDPRTVGHEVSCPEDTLQLCEELFFS
- the pmm2 gene encoding phosphomannomutase 2 isoform X2; translated protein: MKDFLEKLRSRVRVGVVGGSDLSKIKEQLGEDVIQKSDYVFAENGLVAYRSGQLHSVQSIQAHMGEELLQDFINFCLNYMAKIKLPKKRGTFIEFRNGMLNVSPIGRSCTLEERREFYELDQKEKIREKFVSVLKEEFKGKGLSFSIGGQISFDVFPDGWDKRYCLDIVEKDNYSTIHFFGDKTKPGGNDYEIFSDPRTVGHEVSCPEDTLQLCEELFFS